One Pseudonocardia abyssalis DNA segment encodes these proteins:
- a CDS encoding PhoH family protein — MAVPDAALLALLGRRDESLRAAEELLDADVHVRGNELTLSGAPADVAFAERVFAELITLAERGQQVAPDAVRRTVEMLDSGAETLGESPAEVLSLDILSRRGKTIRPKTLNQKRYVDAIDSHTIVFGIGPAGTGKTYLAMAKAVQALQLKTVNRIILTRPAVEAGERLGYLPGTLFEKIDPYLRPLYDALHDMIDPESIPKLMAAGTIEVAPLAYMRGRTLNDAFIILDEAQNTTPEQMKMFLTRLGFGSKIVVTGDVTQVDLPGGGTRSGLHVVREILDGVDDVHFSALSSQDVVRHRLVADIVDAYSRWDAETARPDLRSAAPRNGPTQDRRARRR; from the coding sequence ATGGCCGTCCCGGACGCCGCTCTGCTCGCCCTGCTGGGCCGTCGCGACGAGAGCCTGCGCGCGGCGGAGGAGCTCCTCGACGCCGACGTCCACGTGCGCGGCAACGAGCTCACCCTCTCCGGCGCCCCGGCCGACGTCGCGTTCGCCGAGCGCGTGTTCGCCGAGCTGATCACCCTGGCCGAGCGCGGCCAGCAGGTCGCCCCCGATGCCGTGCGCCGCACCGTCGAGATGCTCGACAGCGGTGCCGAGACGCTGGGCGAGTCGCCCGCCGAGGTGCTCTCGCTCGACATCCTGTCCCGGCGCGGCAAGACCATCCGCCCCAAGACGCTCAACCAGAAGCGCTACGTCGACGCGATCGACTCGCACACGATCGTCTTCGGCATCGGCCCCGCGGGTACGGGCAAGACCTACCTCGCGATGGCCAAGGCCGTGCAGGCGCTGCAGCTCAAGACCGTCAACCGCATCATCCTGACGCGCCCGGCCGTCGAGGCGGGGGAGCGGCTGGGGTACCTGCCCGGCACGCTGTTCGAGAAGATCGACCCGTACCTGCGCCCGCTCTACGACGCGCTGCACGACATGATCGACCCGGAGTCGATCCCCAAGCTGATGGCCGCCGGCACGATCGAGGTCGCGCCGCTCGCGTACATGCGCGGCCGCACGCTCAACGACGCGTTCATCATCCTCGACGAGGCGCAGAACACCACACCCGAACAGATGAAGATGTTCCTGACGCGCCTGGGCTTCGGCTCGAAGATCGTGGTCACCGGCGACGTCACGCAGGTCGACCTGCCCGGCGGCGGCACCCGTTCCGGCCTGCACGTGGTGCGGGAGATCCTCGACGGCGTCGACGACGTGCACTTCTCGGCGCTGTCGAGCCAGGACGTCGTGCGGCACCGGCTGGTGGCCGACATCGTCGACGCCTACTCCCGCTGGGACGCCGAGACGGCCCGTCCGGACCTGCGCTCCGCGGCGCCGCGCAACGGCCCGACCCAGGACCGGCGGGCCCGGCGCCGCTGA
- a CDS encoding Pls/PosA family non-ribosomal peptide synthetase has translation MTIALAPTLSPARFTAGPTPPPRTLLDVLAATAARHPHEPAVDAAGTLLTYRGLAHEVDALRGRLAAAGIGVGDRVGVRISSGTADLYVAILAVLAAGAAYVPVDADDPQERADLVFGEAAVCAVLTDDGLGPVGTPVGRPGRPGAADDAWIIFTSGSTGTPKGVAVSHRAAAAFVDAEARLFVQDEPVGPGDRVLAGLSVAFDASCEEMWLAWRHGACLVPAPRALVRTGVDLGPWLREKRITVVSTVPTLAALWPADALEEVRLLIFGGEACPPELAARVAVEGREVWNTYGPTEATVVACAAPLTGEGPVRIGLPLDGWELAVVDAAGEPVPMGGTGELVIGGVGLARYLDATKDAEKFAPAPVLGWDRAYRSGDVVRAEPEGLLFLGRADEQVKLGGRRIELGEVDAALAALPGVRGAAAAVKRTKAGNQVLVGYVAAGELDHDAAVAALRERLPAALVPLLAVVDDLPTRTSGKVDRDALPWPLATGPAGTLTPTEAWLARGWEEILGAGVSDPSADFFGHGGGSLTAAQLVALIRTRHPQVAVDDLYRHPRLRDLAAHVDALRGGAATEREVAPVPRRAGVVQALLMVPVLALVGLRWTAVAAAVSTVAGLAGSDLGVSVPWWTLALAWLVLFSPPGRIGIAAGGARLLLRGVRPGTFPRGGSVHLRIWAAERLAERSGATGVAGASWTLRYARLLGARVGADVHLHAPPPVTGMLKLGRGASVEPEVDLAGHWVDGDLVHVGRIRIGAGARVGSRSTLLPGTRIGKGAEVVAGSTVEGAVPAGQRWAGSPAARTGRSRLDWPVDAAPRSRFWVGVYGATSAVLGLLPAVAALPGLALLVATGSLLVVPAATLAYLLAYALLVLVAVRLLGLGTVEGYHPVHGRVGWQVWTTERLMGMARSGLFPLYASSLTPLWLRALGATVGRDVEISTVIAQPRMTTIGDGAFLADDTMVGTYELSGGRLHVAPSRIGKQAFLGNSGMTAPGRSVPNRGLVGVLSSTPRKAKKGSSWLGLPPMPLQRNASDADTGRTFHPPRRLRVARALVEVCRVVPVMVSVTLAVLVLGAVLAVWTAAGPLVATLLAGPFLLVAGLFAAGIATLAKWVLVGRFRAVEHPLWSAFVWRDELADTFVEVLAVPWLVGPATGTPLLGAWLRTMGASIGRGAWLETYWLPESDLVSIGDGATVNRGCVVQTHLFHDRIMSMSPVHLDDGATLGPHGIVLPGAGIGVGTTVGPGSLVTRGDSVPAGTRWRGNPIRSW, from the coding sequence GTGACGATCGCGCTCGCCCCCACGCTCAGCCCTGCCCGCTTCACCGCCGGCCCGACGCCTCCACCCCGCACGCTGCTCGACGTGCTCGCCGCCACCGCGGCCCGGCACCCGCACGAGCCGGCCGTCGACGCCGCCGGGACGCTGCTGACCTACCGCGGCCTGGCCCACGAGGTCGACGCCCTGCGCGGGCGACTGGCCGCGGCCGGGATCGGCGTGGGCGACCGCGTCGGCGTCCGCATCTCCTCGGGCACCGCCGACCTCTACGTCGCGATCCTCGCGGTGCTCGCGGCGGGCGCCGCCTACGTCCCGGTCGACGCGGACGACCCGCAGGAGCGCGCCGACCTGGTGTTCGGCGAGGCCGCGGTGTGCGCCGTCCTCACCGACGACGGCCTCGGGCCGGTCGGCACCCCGGTCGGGCGTCCCGGCCGTCCCGGCGCCGCCGACGACGCGTGGATCATCTTCACCTCCGGCTCCACCGGCACGCCCAAGGGCGTCGCGGTGAGCCACCGGGCCGCGGCGGCGTTCGTCGACGCCGAGGCGCGGCTGTTCGTCCAGGACGAACCGGTCGGCCCCGGCGACCGCGTCCTCGCCGGGCTGTCGGTCGCCTTCGACGCCTCGTGCGAGGAGATGTGGCTGGCCTGGCGGCACGGCGCCTGCCTGGTGCCCGCGCCCCGGGCGCTGGTGCGCACCGGCGTCGACCTCGGGCCGTGGCTGCGCGAGAAGCGGATCACCGTCGTCTCCACCGTCCCGACGCTGGCCGCGCTGTGGCCCGCCGACGCGCTGGAGGAGGTCCGGCTGCTGATCTTCGGCGGCGAGGCGTGCCCGCCCGAGCTGGCCGCGCGCGTCGCCGTGGAGGGCCGCGAGGTCTGGAACACCTACGGCCCCACCGAGGCCACCGTCGTCGCCTGCGCCGCCCCGCTGACGGGCGAGGGCCCGGTCCGGATCGGCCTGCCGCTCGACGGGTGGGAGCTCGCCGTCGTCGACGCCGCGGGCGAGCCCGTGCCGATGGGCGGCACCGGTGAGCTGGTGATCGGCGGCGTCGGCCTGGCCCGCTACCTCGACGCGACCAAGGACGCCGAGAAGTTCGCGCCCGCCCCGGTGCTGGGCTGGGACCGCGCCTACCGCAGCGGCGACGTCGTGCGCGCCGAGCCCGAGGGGCTGCTGTTCCTCGGCCGGGCCGACGAGCAGGTCAAGCTGGGCGGGCGCCGCATCGAGCTGGGCGAGGTCGACGCGGCACTCGCCGCGCTGCCCGGGGTCCGCGGGGCCGCCGCGGCGGTGAAGCGCACGAAGGCGGGCAACCAGGTCCTCGTCGGGTACGTGGCCGCGGGCGAGTTGGACCACGACGCCGCGGTCGCCGCCCTGCGTGAGCGGCTCCCCGCCGCGCTCGTCCCCCTGCTCGCCGTCGTCGACGACCTGCCGACCCGCACGTCCGGCAAGGTCGACCGCGACGCGCTGCCCTGGCCGCTGGCCACCGGCCCCGCCGGGACCCTGACACCGACCGAGGCGTGGCTCGCACGGGGCTGGGAGGAGATCCTCGGGGCGGGCGTGTCCGACCCGTCGGCCGACTTCTTCGGCCACGGCGGCGGCAGCCTCACCGCGGCCCAACTCGTCGCGCTGATCCGGACGCGGCACCCGCAGGTCGCCGTCGACGACCTGTACCGGCACCCGCGCCTGCGTGACCTCGCCGCGCACGTCGACGCCCTGCGCGGCGGAGCGGCGACCGAGCGCGAGGTCGCACCGGTCCCCCGGCGGGCCGGGGTCGTCCAGGCCCTGCTCATGGTGCCGGTGCTCGCACTCGTCGGGCTGCGCTGGACCGCGGTCGCCGCGGCGGTGTCCACCGTCGCCGGGCTGGCGGGATCGGATCTGGGCGTGTCCGTCCCCTGGTGGACGCTCGCGCTCGCCTGGCTGGTGCTGTTCTCCCCGCCCGGCCGCATCGGCATCGCCGCGGGCGGGGCGCGGCTGCTGCTGCGCGGCGTCCGGCCGGGCACGTTCCCGCGTGGCGGCTCGGTGCACCTGCGGATCTGGGCGGCCGAACGGCTCGCCGAGCGCTCCGGCGCCACCGGCGTCGCGGGCGCGTCCTGGACGCTGCGGTACGCGCGACTGCTCGGGGCGAGGGTCGGCGCCGACGTGCACCTGCACGCCCCGCCGCCCGTCACCGGGATGCTCAAGCTGGGCCGCGGCGCGTCGGTGGAGCCCGAGGTCGATCTCGCCGGGCACTGGGTCGACGGCGACCTCGTGCACGTGGGACGCATCCGGATCGGCGCGGGCGCCCGCGTCGGCTCGCGCAGCACGCTGCTGCCGGGCACCCGGATCGGGAAGGGCGCCGAGGTCGTCGCCGGGTCGACGGTGGAGGGAGCGGTGCCCGCCGGCCAGCGCTGGGCGGGCTCCCCCGCCGCGCGCACCGGCCGCTCGCGCCTCGACTGGCCGGTCGACGCGGCGCCGCGCTCGCGGTTCTGGGTCGGCGTCTACGGCGCCACGTCCGCGGTGCTGGGCCTGCTGCCCGCGGTGGCGGCGCTCCCGGGTCTCGCCCTGCTCGTCGCGACGGGCTCACTGCTGGTCGTGCCGGCCGCAACGCTGGCCTACCTGCTGGCGTACGCGCTGCTCGTGCTGGTCGCGGTGCGGCTGCTCGGGCTCGGCACCGTCGAGGGCTACCACCCGGTGCACGGGCGCGTCGGCTGGCAGGTCTGGACGACGGAGCGGCTGATGGGCATGGCCCGCTCGGGCCTGTTCCCGCTCTACGCGAGCTCGCTGACGCCGCTGTGGCTGCGCGCGCTCGGTGCCACCGTCGGACGCGACGTCGAGATCTCCACGGTGATCGCCCAGCCGCGGATGACCACGATCGGCGACGGCGCGTTCCTCGCCGACGACACGATGGTCGGCACCTACGAGCTGAGCGGCGGCCGGCTGCACGTCGCACCCAGCCGGATCGGCAAGCAGGCGTTCCTCGGCAACTCGGGGATGACGGCCCCGGGACGCTCGGTGCCGAACCGCGGGCTGGTCGGCGTGCTGTCGTCCACCCCGCGCAAGGCGAAGAAGGGCTCGTCGTGGCTCGGGCTGCCGCCGATGCCCCTGCAGCGCAACGCGTCCGACGCCGACACCGGCCGCACGTTCCATCCGCCGCGGCGGCTGCGCGTCGCCCGTGCGCTCGTCGAGGTGTGCCGGGTGGTGCCGGTGATGGTGTCCGTGACCCTCGCCGTGCTCGTCCTCGGCGCGGTCCTCGCGGTGTGGACCGCCGCCGGGCCGCTCGTCGCCACGCTGCTGGCCGGGCCGTTCCTGCTGGTCGCAGGCCTGTTCGCCGCCGGTATCGCGACGCTCGCCAAGTGGGTGCTCGTCGGGCGGTTCCGCGCGGTGGAGCACCCGCTGTGGAGCGCGTTCGTGTGGCGCGACGAGCTCGCCGACACCTTCGTCGAGGTCCTCGCCGTGCCGTGGCTGGTCGGGCCGGCCACCGGCACGCCGCTGCTCGGGGCGTGGCTGCGGACGATGGGTGCGTCGATCGGGCGTGGGGCGTGGCTGGAGACCTACTGGCTGCCGGAGTCCGATCTCGTCTCGATCGGGGACGGTGCGACGGTCAACCGCGGGTGCGTCGTGCAGACCCACCTGTTCCATGATCGGATCATGAGCATGTCCCCGGTCCACCTCGACGACGGCGCCACGCTCGGCCCGCACGGCATCGTGCTGCCCGGCGCGGGGATCGGCGTGGGCACGACGGTGGGCCCCGGCTCACTGGTCACCCGCGGCGACTCGGTGCCGGCCGGCACGCGCTGGCGGGGCAACCCGATCCGGTCCTGGTGA
- a CDS encoding M1 family metallopeptidase translates to MSDPYLPGSGSTDFRVTHYDLEIDYRVGSNRLAGRAVLSATAAATLGRIALDLAGLSVRRVTVDGRSARFTHRAGKLRVIPAKPVRGGFVVEVRYGGNPHPVRGRWGDIGWDELTDGALVASQPVGAPSWFPCNDRVSDKAAYRIAVTAEAPYTVRATGVLTARRRSAGTRTWVFERPEPTATYLVGVQIGRYEELPLGPGQTAFVPPRLRRTATRDLGRHAAMMTTLTGFFGPYPFADHQVVVADDDLDVPIEAQGMSVFGANHVDGRRTHERLVLHELAHQWFGNSLTVADWSHIWLNEGFATYAEWLWSEASGGRSVAAHATQWHATIAPLRGAFVLADPGLDNLFDQRVYKRGALTLHALRLRVGDTAFFALVRDWAIRHRHGSVTTGQFTALAAEHAGADLTDLFTAWLHRPALPPLPR, encoded by the coding sequence GTGAGCGACCCCTACCTCCCCGGCAGCGGTTCGACGGACTTCCGCGTCACCCACTACGACCTGGAGATCGACTACCGGGTGGGGTCCAACCGGCTGGCCGGTCGGGCCGTGCTCTCCGCCACCGCCGCCGCGACACTCGGCCGCATCGCCCTCGACCTGGCCGGTCTGTCCGTGCGGAGGGTGACCGTCGACGGCCGCAGCGCCCGCTTCACCCACCGCGCCGGGAAGCTGCGCGTCATCCCGGCGAAGCCCGTGCGCGGCGGGTTCGTCGTCGAGGTCCGCTACGGCGGCAACCCCCACCCGGTCCGCGGGCGCTGGGGCGACATCGGCTGGGACGAGCTGACCGACGGCGCACTCGTCGCGAGCCAGCCCGTCGGGGCGCCGTCGTGGTTCCCGTGCAACGACCGCGTCTCCGACAAGGCGGCCTACCGGATCGCGGTCACCGCGGAGGCTCCCTACACCGTGCGCGCCACCGGCGTCCTGACGGCGCGGCGCCGCTCCGCCGGCACCCGGACCTGGGTGTTCGAGCGCCCCGAGCCGACCGCGACCTACCTCGTCGGCGTGCAGATCGGCCGCTACGAGGAACTGCCGCTCGGGCCGGGACAGACGGCGTTCGTCCCGCCCCGGCTGCGCCGCACCGCCACCCGTGACCTGGGCCGGCACGCCGCGATGATGACGACGCTGACCGGCTTCTTCGGCCCGTACCCGTTCGCCGACCACCAGGTGGTCGTCGCCGACGACGACCTCGACGTGCCGATCGAGGCGCAGGGCATGTCGGTCTTCGGCGCCAACCACGTCGACGGCAGGCGCACCCACGAGCGGCTGGTGCTCCACGAGCTCGCGCACCAGTGGTTCGGCAACAGCCTGACGGTCGCCGACTGGTCGCACATCTGGCTCAACGAGGGGTTCGCGACCTACGCGGAGTGGCTGTGGTCCGAGGCGTCGGGCGGGCGCAGCGTCGCCGCGCACGCCACGCAGTGGCACGCGACGATCGCCCCCCTGCGCGGCGCGTTCGTGCTCGCCGACCCGGGCCTGGACAACTTGTTCGACCAGCGCGTCTACAAGCGCGGCGCCCTCACCCTGCACGCCCTGCGCCTGCGCGTCGGCGACACCGCCTTCTTCGCACTGGTCCGGGACTGGGCGATCCGGCACCGGCACGGCTCGGTGACCACCGGACAGTTCACGGCCCTGGCCGCCGAGCACGCCGGCGCCGACCTCACCGACCTGTTCACGGCCTGGCTGCACCGCCCCGCGCTGCCCCCGCTCCCCCGCTGA
- a CDS encoding isochorismatase family protein: MLLSSDASALLLVDLQERLMPAIHDGPAVVANARRLAEGAGLLDVPVCATEQNPAGLGSTVPDLAGFPQLVMPKTSFGAVAETGFATLLPPGTEEIVVAGCEAHVCVLQTVLGLLAQRHRVLLVADAIGSRNPVNRDLAIDRMRRHGAEVVSTEMVLFEWLRDSTHPRFREVQKLIR; this comes from the coding sequence GTGCTGCTCTCCTCCGACGCGTCGGCGCTGTTGCTGGTGGACCTCCAGGAGCGGCTGATGCCCGCGATCCACGACGGGCCCGCCGTCGTCGCCAACGCCCGCAGGCTGGCGGAGGGCGCCGGGCTGCTCGACGTCCCGGTCTGTGCGACCGAGCAGAACCCGGCGGGGCTCGGGTCGACGGTGCCCGATCTCGCCGGGTTCCCGCAGCTCGTGATGCCGAAGACCTCGTTCGGGGCCGTCGCGGAGACGGGGTTCGCCACGCTGCTGCCGCCCGGGACGGAGGAGATCGTCGTCGCGGGGTGCGAGGCGCACGTGTGCGTGCTGCAGACCGTGCTCGGCCTGCTCGCCCAGCGCCACCGGGTGCTGCTGGTGGCCGACGCGATCGGCTCGCGCAACCCCGTCAACCGCGATCTCGCGATCGACCGGATGCGGCGGCACGGGGCCGAGGTCGTGAGCACCGAGATGGTGCTGTTCGAGTGGCTGCGCGACTCGACCCACCCGCGGTTCCGCGAGGTGCAGAAGCTCATCCGCTGA
- a CDS encoding alpha/beta hydrolase family protein, translating to MPRRRLLSGLALLLPALAACSTAPVPAEGTGGPARLDYGPDPSQFGELTLPAGDGPVPVVMVVHGGFWRSSYGLELGRPLAVDLANHGVAAWNVEYRRVGNGGGWTATFDDVAAALDRLADADPRLDLDRVVAVGHSAGGHLVAWLASRPGLPAGAPGAGAGGGRTVRLRGAVSQAGVLDLVDAVEEGVGGAAVTDLMGGTPGEFPDRYAVGSPVARVPIGVPVVCVHGTADGNVPIRQSERFTAASGDELLTLPGVDHFAVIDPSTDAWRACRDAAVRLAG from the coding sequence GTGCCCCGCCGTCGCCTGCTCTCCGGCCTCGCCCTGCTGCTGCCCGCGCTGGCCGCCTGCTCGACCGCGCCGGTGCCGGCGGAGGGGACCGGTGGCCCGGCGCGACTGGACTACGGCCCCGACCCCAGCCAGTTCGGCGAGCTGACGCTGCCCGCCGGGGACGGTCCGGTCCCGGTCGTGATGGTCGTGCACGGCGGGTTCTGGCGGAGCTCGTACGGCCTGGAGCTGGGCCGTCCGCTCGCCGTCGACCTGGCGAACCACGGCGTCGCGGCCTGGAACGTCGAGTACCGCCGCGTCGGGAACGGGGGCGGTTGGACGGCGACCTTCGACGACGTGGCGGCCGCACTGGACCGGCTGGCGGACGCGGACCCGCGGCTGGACCTGGACCGGGTCGTCGCCGTCGGGCACTCCGCGGGCGGGCACCTCGTCGCGTGGCTGGCGTCGCGGCCCGGCCTGCCCGCGGGTGCGCCCGGGGCCGGAGCGGGTGGTGGACGCACGGTGCGGCTGCGCGGGGCCGTCAGCCAGGCGGGGGTGCTCGACCTGGTCGACGCGGTGGAGGAGGGCGTCGGCGGGGCGGCCGTGACCGACCTGATGGGGGGCACGCCCGGGGAGTTCCCCGACCGGTACGCCGTCGGGTCGCCGGTCGCGCGGGTGCCGATCGGTGTGCCGGTGGTGTGCGTGCACGGCACCGCCGACGGCAACGTGCCGATCCGGCAGAGCGAGCGGTTCACCGCCGCGTCCGGCGACGAGCTGCTCACGCTGCCCGGCGTCGACCACTTCGCCGTCATCGACCCCTCGACCGACGCCTGGCGCGCCTGCCGCGACGCGGCCGTCCGGTTGGCGGGCTGA
- a CDS encoding 16S rRNA (uracil(1498)-N(3))-methyltransferase, with amino-acid sequence MTTAPLFLIDALPAEGIAVLDGAEGRHAATVRRIRVGEVVQLADGVGGLARGVVDGVGRDRVDVRITGRRAFPAPAPRVLLAQALVKGDRGELAVELATESGVDGVLPWRAARCVARWEDGPRGDKALARWRSTAREAAKQARRPWLPVVEDPVATPALVRRVADVALTLVLHEAANDPLSAVELPADGDLLLVVGPEGGITDDELGALVAAGARPVRLGPEVLRASTAAAVALGALGVLTGRWDPLHTG; translated from the coding sequence GTGACCACCGCCCCGCTCTTCCTGATCGACGCCCTGCCGGCGGAGGGGATCGCCGTGCTCGACGGCGCCGAGGGGCGCCACGCCGCGACGGTCAGGCGGATCCGGGTCGGGGAGGTCGTGCAGCTCGCCGACGGCGTCGGCGGGCTGGCCCGGGGCGTCGTCGACGGGGTGGGACGCGACCGCGTCGACGTGCGGATCACCGGGCGCCGGGCGTTCCCCGCCCCCGCGCCGCGGGTGCTGCTCGCGCAGGCGCTGGTCAAGGGCGACCGCGGTGAGCTGGCCGTCGAGCTGGCCACCGAGTCCGGCGTCGACGGGGTGCTGCCGTGGCGCGCGGCCCGCTGTGTCGCCCGCTGGGAGGACGGCCCGCGCGGCGACAAGGCGCTCGCCCGCTGGCGCAGCACCGCCCGCGAGGCGGCGAAGCAGGCCCGGCGGCCGTGGCTGCCCGTCGTCGAGGACCCGGTCGCGACGCCCGCGCTGGTGCGCCGCGTCGCGGACGTCGCTCTCACGCTGGTGCTGCACGAGGCGGCGAACGATCCGCTGTCCGCGGTCGAACTTCCGGCCGACGGCGACCTGCTGCTCGTCGTCGGCCCCGAGGGCGGGATCACCGACGACGAGCTGGGCGCGCTCGTCGCGGCGGGCGCGCGGCCCGTGCGGCTGGGGCCCGAGGTGCTGCGGGCCTCGACGGCCGCCGCCGTGGCGCTGGGGGCGCTCGGCGTTCTCACCGGTCGCTGGGATCCTCTCCATACGGGCTGA
- the dnaJ gene encoding molecular chaperone DnaJ, with the protein MARDYYGILGVSSDAGADELKRAYRKLARELHPDVNPDPGAQERFAEVGAAYEVLSDPEKRRIVDLGGDPLGNGGGAGGQAGDFGAFGFGDIMDAFFGGQGGGRGRGPRSRVQPGADALIRMQLTLEECAVGVTRDLAVETALLCTECTGSGCAPGSSPTRCDICAGRGEVQSVQRSFLGQVVTSRVCPNCRGFGEVIPDPCHQCGGDGRVRSRRTVGVRIPAGVADGMRVRLAGQGEVGSGGGPAGDLYVEVDEEPHELFTRDGADLHCTVKLPMTAAALGTALPLPTLDGTHEITIEAGTQTGAVRTLRGKGMPRLRSTGRVDGHGDLMVHVDVVVPTNLTKEQSELLRQLAALRGEEQPGVGSGRNGHGLFGRLRDSFGR; encoded by the coding sequence GTGGCACGGGACTACTACGGGATTCTGGGTGTCTCGAGCGACGCCGGAGCCGACGAACTCAAGCGCGCCTACCGCAAGCTGGCCCGCGAGCTGCACCCGGACGTCAACCCCGACCCGGGGGCGCAGGAGCGCTTCGCGGAGGTCGGGGCGGCGTACGAGGTGCTGTCCGACCCCGAGAAGCGGCGCATCGTCGACCTCGGCGGTGACCCCCTGGGCAACGGCGGGGGCGCGGGCGGGCAGGCCGGCGACTTCGGGGCGTTCGGCTTCGGCGACATCATGGACGCCTTCTTCGGAGGGCAGGGCGGTGGACGGGGCCGCGGGCCGCGCAGCCGCGTGCAGCCCGGCGCCGACGCGCTCATCCGGATGCAGCTCACGCTGGAGGAGTGCGCGGTCGGCGTCACGCGCGACCTCGCCGTCGAGACGGCCCTGCTGTGCACCGAGTGCACCGGGTCCGGTTGCGCACCGGGCAGCTCGCCCACCCGCTGTGACATCTGCGCGGGCCGCGGTGAGGTGCAGAGCGTGCAGCGCTCGTTCCTCGGCCAGGTCGTCACGTCGCGGGTGTGCCCCAACTGCCGCGGCTTCGGCGAGGTCATCCCCGACCCGTGCCACCAGTGCGGCGGCGACGGCCGGGTGCGCTCGCGCCGCACGGTCGGCGTCCGCATCCCGGCCGGTGTGGCCGACGGGATGCGGGTGCGGCTGGCCGGGCAGGGCGAGGTCGGCTCGGGCGGCGGGCCCGCGGGAGACCTGTACGTGGAGGTCGACGAGGAGCCGCACGAGCTGTTCACCCGCGACGGCGCCGACCTGCACTGCACCGTGAAGCTCCCGATGACGGCGGCCGCCCTCGGCACCGCGTTGCCGCTGCCCACGCTCGACGGCACCCACGAGATCACCATCGAGGCCGGCACGCAGACCGGGGCCGTGCGCACGCTGCGCGGCAAGGGGATGCCGCGGCTGCGGTCCACGGGCCGCGTCGACGGGCACGGCGACCTGATGGTGCACGTCGACGTCGTGGTGCCGACGAACCTCACCAAGGAGCAGAGCGAGCTGCTGCGCCAGCTCGCCGCGCTGCGCGGCGAGGAGCAGCCCGGGGTCGGCTCGGGCCGCAACGGCCACGGTCTGTTCGGGCGGTTGCGCGACTCGTTCGGCCGGTGA
- the hrcA gene encoding heat-inducible transcriptional repressor HrcA — MNADERRFAVLRAIVADYVATQEPVGSRMIVERHNLGVSSATVRNDMAVLEEDGLIAQPHTSAGRVPTDKGYRLFVDQLTQVKPLSAAERRAVTAFLDGAVDLDDVMRRSVRLLAQLTRQVAVVQYPTLTRSTVRHCEVVALTPARLMLVLITDSGRVDQRVVDLGQVLTDDDVARIRTLLAGSLTGRPLAAASVAVADLPGTAPADLRDVVTTIATVLIETLVEHPEERLVLGGTGNLTRNVADFPGSLRTVLEALEEQVVVLKLLAAAQDPGTVTVRIGEENEAEEMRDTSVLSIGYGTGTVLGGMGVVGPTRMDYPGSIAAVHAVARYVGEILAGR; from the coding sequence ATGAACGCCGACGAGCGGCGGTTCGCCGTGCTCCGCGCCATCGTGGCCGACTACGTCGCCACGCAGGAGCCGGTCGGCTCCAGGATGATCGTGGAGCGGCACAACCTCGGCGTCTCCAGCGCCACGGTGCGCAACGACATGGCCGTGCTGGAGGAGGACGGGCTGATCGCGCAGCCCCACACCAGCGCGGGCCGCGTGCCCACCGACAAGGGCTACCGGCTCTTCGTCGACCAGTTGACGCAGGTCAAGCCGCTGAGTGCGGCCGAACGCCGGGCCGTCACCGCGTTCCTCGACGGCGCCGTCGACCTCGACGACGTGATGCGGCGCAGTGTGCGGCTGCTCGCACAGCTCACCCGTCAGGTCGCCGTCGTGCAGTACCCGACGCTGACGCGCTCGACCGTCCGGCACTGCGAGGTCGTCGCGCTCACCCCGGCCCGCCTGATGCTGGTGCTGATCACCGACTCGGGTCGCGTCGATCAGCGGGTCGTCGACCTGGGCCAGGTCCTCACCGACGACGACGTGGCCCGGATCCGGACGCTGCTCGCCGGGTCCCTGACCGGGCGGCCGCTCGCGGCGGCCTCCGTCGCCGTCGCCGACCTGCCCGGCACCGCACCCGCCGACCTGCGCGACGTCGTCACGACGATCGCGACGGTGCTCATCGAGACGCTCGTCGAGCACCCCGAGGAGCGGCTGGTCCTCGGCGGCACCGGCAACCTCACCCGCAACGTCGCCGACTTCCCCGGCTCCCTGCGCACCGTGCTGGAGGCGCTGGAGGAGCAGGTCGTCGTGCTCAAGCTGCTCGCCGCGGCGCAGGACCCGGGCACGGTCACGGTCCGGATCGGCGAGGAGAACGAGGCCGAGGAGATGCGCGACACGTCCGTGCTGTCGATCGGCTACGGGACGGGCACCGTACTGGGCGGAATGGGCGTGGTCGGACCCACCCGGATGGACTACCCCGGCAGTATCGCGGCGGTGCATGCCGTCGCCCGCTACGTGGGTGAGATCCTGGCGGGGCGTTAG
- a CDS encoding CopG family transcriptional regulator, whose translation MLDRRLQILLDEERYQRISSLAKARGVSVAAVVRDAIDRGLPSAPVRRSAGSGRRCRWTSALPTNCGAGADDRARHHGAGLLGRHRAPFPRTLCASPRRGG comes from the coding sequence ATGCTGGACCGTCGCCTGCAGATCCTCCTCGACGAGGAGCGCTACCAGCGCATCTCCTCGCTCGCGAAGGCCCGCGGGGTGTCCGTCGCCGCCGTCGTCCGCGACGCCATCGACCGGGGCCTGCCGTCGGCTCCGGTCCGGCGGTCCGCCGGATCCGGGCGGCGGTGCCGATGGACGTCGGCACTCCCGACGAACTGCGGGGCCGGCGCGGATGATCGTGCTCGACACCACGGTGCCGGCCTACTCGGTCGGCACCGAGCACCGTTTCCGCGAACCCTGTGCGCGTCTCCACGACGCGGTGGGTGA